In a genomic window of Phragmites australis chromosome 14, lpPhrAust1.1, whole genome shotgun sequence:
- the LOC133890287 gene encoding uncharacterized protein LOC133890287 produces the protein MVMPPRSSSSGMRSIRRELQRRRPKPLAPTRPAAKKPSAPPQPREAARHKVQETRPRPPRVEDPSSATSQSRGSAGTTHAPLPRRPRPDAPPRPSVASPSTPPPSQSSASSTGSACAATPGVTAHLKPGTAVLVRTRTAIQAMGKTVVLWLPATVVQPTDGGYEVVYKGKLPREDPYATVHIARNHVRMQKPSTTTPPPSQPSSSAASSYASATTTMAAACKSSEMHPAPRPTTAGKSLRLVRNLVSEMERQSRAALSGY, from the coding sequence atggTGATGCCGCCCCGCTCCTCATCCTCCGGCATGCGGAGCATCCGCCGGGAGCTCCAGCGCAGGAGGCCCAAGCCCTTGGCGCCCACGAGGCCGGCCGCCAAGAAGCCCTCCGCGCCGCCACAGCCGCGTGAAGCTGCGCGACACAAGGTCCAGGAGACACGCCCTCGTCCGCCGCGCGTGGAGGATCCGTCTTCGGCTACCTCCCAGTCCCGAGGCTCCGCCGGCACCACCCACGCGCCACTACCGCGTCGCCCTCGGCCTGACGCTCCGCCGCGCCCTTCTGTCGCCTCTCCCTctacgccgccgccgtctcAGTCCAGCGCCTCCTCGACCGGGTCCGCGTGCGCAGCCACCCCCGGCGTCACCGCGCACCTGAAGCCCGGCACGGCGGTTCTTGTGCGCACGAGGACCGCGATACAGGCGATGGGAAAAACCGTCGTGCTCTGGCTCCCCGCGACGGTCGTGCAGCCCACCGATGGAGGCTACGAGGTCGTCTACAAGGGCAAGTTGCCTCGCGAAGACCCCTACGCCACTGTCCATATCGCGCGTAACCACGTCAGGATGCAGAAACCGTCAACGACGACTCCGCCGCCGTCCCAGCCGTCATCCAGCGCCGCCAGCTCCTACgcgtccgccaccaccaccatggccGCCGCATGCAAGAGTTCGGAGATGCATCCCGCGCCAAGGCCGACCACGGCGGGGAAGTCCCTGCGCCTCGTCCGCAACCTCGTGT